In Procambarus clarkii isolate CNS0578487 chromosome 5, FALCON_Pclarkii_2.0, whole genome shotgun sequence, the following are encoded in one genomic region:
- the LOC138351199 gene encoding uncharacterized protein encodes MPKTLPGSTCPRPYLVVLKLGLQELGLQKLGLQKMGLQKLGLQELGLEKLGLQKLVLQKLGLQELGLQKLVLQKLGLQKLGLQKLGLQKLGLQKLGLQKLVLQKLGLQELGLQELGLQKLGLQKLVLQKLGLQKLGLQDLGLQKLGLQKLGLQKLGLQKLGLQKLVLQKLGLQKLGLQKLGLQKLVLQKLGLQELGLQKLVLQKLGLQKLGLQKLVLQKLGLQELGLQKLVLQKLGLQKLGLQKLGLQKLGLQKLGLQKLGLQDLGLQKLNFLTCKTPESKMEIMGKLY; translated from the coding sequence ATGCCCAAGACCCTACCTGGTAGTACGTGCCCAAGACCCTACCTGGTAGTACTGAAGCTGGGACTACAGGAGCTGGGACTACAGAAGCTGGGACTACAGAAGATGGGACTACAGAAGCTGGGACTACAGGAGCTGGGACTAGAGAAGCTGGGACTACAGAAGCTCGTACTACAGAAGCTGGGACTACAGGAGCTGGGACTACAGAAGCTGGTACTACAGAAGCTGGGACTACAGAAGCTGGGACTACAGAAGCTGGGACTACAGAAGCTGGGACTACAGAAGCTGGGACTACAGAAGCTCGTACTACAGAAGCTGGGACTACAGGAGCTGGGACTACAGGAGCTGGGACTACAGAAGCTGGGACTACAGAAGCTCGTACTACAGAAGCTGGGACTACAGAAGCTGGGACTACAGGACCTGGGACTACAGAAGCTGGGACTACAGAAGCTGGGACTACAGAAGCTGGGACTACAGAAGCTGGGACTACAGAAGCTCGTACTACAGAAGCTGGGACTACAGAAGCTGGGACTACAGAAGCTGGGACTACAGAAGCTCGTACTACAGAAGCTGGGACTACAGGAGCTGGGACTACAGAAGCTCGTACTACAGAAGCTGGGACTACAGAAGCTGGGACTACAGAAGCTCGTACTACAGAAGCTGGGACTACAGGAGCTGGGACTACAGAAGCTCGTACTACAGAAGCTGGGACTACAGAAGCTGGGACTACAGAAGCTGGGACTACAGAAGCTGGGACTACAGAAGCTGGGACTACAGAAGCTGGGACTACAGGACCTGGGACTACAGAAGCTCAATTTTTTAACATGCAAAACCCCGGAGTCAAAGATGGAAATTATGGGTAAACTTTATTGA